The Streptomyces vinaceus genome contains the following window.
AGGAGCTCGGCACCTCCAAGGAACAGGTGACCGTCCTGACCTCCGACCGGGTCCCCGACCACAACTGGCGCGACCCCAACGTCGTCATCGTCATCGGCGGACAGGCCGTCGCCGCCCCCGCCGCGCCCTCCGCCACCGCCACCGACCCGGCCTGGCTGCTCGGCCAGGGCGCCGCCCACACCGGCGGACGCGGCTGGGCCCGCGCCGGGGCCGGCGCGGGCGAGGGGGAGTCGGCGCTGCTGCGCGCCGCCCAGCTCGCCCGCCTCGGCCCGCGCACCGGCGACCTCGTCTGGGACATCGGCACCGGTTCCGGCGCCCTCGCCGTGGAGGCCGCCGCGTTCGGCGCCGCCGTCATCGCGGTCGACGCCGATCCGCGCGCCTGCGAACGCGCGGCGGCCGCCGCCCGCGAGCGGGGCGTACAGCTCCAGGTCGTCGCCGGCCGCGCCCCGCACGTACTGGAGGACCTCCCCGAACCCGACGTCGTCCGCATCGGCGGCGGGGGAGCCGCGGTCGCCCGGGCCGTCGCCGACCGCCGCCCCGAACGGATCGTCAGCCACGCCTCCACCCGCGACGAGGCGGAGGCGATCGGCCACGCGCTCACCGAGGGCGGCTACACCGTCGAGTGCGCGCTCCTCCAGTCGGTGGGCCTGGACACCCGTACGTGGAGCGAACAGGACCGTTCCGTCGTCTTCCTGCTGGCAGCCGAACGCCCCGCGAACCGCTGAGCGGTCCCCGGCACCACCCGCCGCGGGCGCCGGGGTAGGCTGGCCGATCGTCGTACCGCCCTGGCATCTCCGGGGGTGACGGCACCGCCGGACGCGCGACGTGGCGCAGTCCACAGCGCACCATGCCGGTTATGGCCGCCATGGTGGCTAACGGGCGCGACAATGCTTACGGGTTGTCGTGCGGGGCTTGCGCGCGACGGACACGTCGTACGTCAACCCCGCTCGG
Protein-coding sequences here:
- the cbiE gene encoding precorrin-6y C5,15-methyltransferase (decarboxylating) subunit CbiE, whose amino-acid sequence is MADRVTVIGWDGSPLTAAARSALSAATLVAGAAHHLALPEVPPTAERIRLGSLSLAARRIAGHRGTAVVFADGDPGFFGAVRTLRAPEHGLEVEVVPAVSSVAAAFARAGMPWDDAQVVVAHPRTLRRAVNVCRAHGKVAVLTSPGAGPAELALLLGGVHRTFVICEELGTSKEQVTVLTSDRVPDHNWRDPNVVIVIGGQAVAAPAAPSATATDPAWLLGQGAAHTGGRGWARAGAGAGEGESALLRAAQLARLGPRTGDLVWDIGTGSGALAVEAAAFGAAVIAVDADPRACERAAAAARERGVQLQVVAGRAPHVLEDLPEPDVVRIGGGGAAVARAVADRRPERIVSHASTRDEAEAIGHALTEGGYTVECALLQSVGLDTRTWSEQDRSVVFLLAAERPANR